A part of Escherichia marmotae genomic DNA contains:
- a CDS encoding NupC/NupG family nucleoside CNT transporter produces MDIMRSVVGMVVLLAIAFLLSVNKKSISLRTVGAALLLQIAIGGVMLYFPPGKWAVEQAALGVHKVMSYSDAGSAFIFGSLVGPKMDVLFDGAGFIFAFRVLPAIIFVTALISLLYYIGVMGLLIRILGSIFQKALNISKIESFVAVTTIFLGQNEIPAIVKPFIDRMNRNELFTAICSGMASIAGSMMIGYAGMGVPIDYLLAASLMAIPGGILFARILSPATESSQVTFENLSFSETPPKSFIEAAANGAMTGLKIAAGVATVVMAFVAIIALINGIIGDIGGWFGFANASLESIFGYVLAPLAWIMGVDWSDANLAGSLIGQKLAINEFVAYLSFSPYLQTGGTLDVKTVAIISFALCGFANFGSIGVVVGAFSAISPKRAPEIAQLGLRALAAATLSNLMSATIAGFFIGLA; encoded by the coding sequence ATGGATATAATGAGAAGTGTTGTGGGGATGGTGGTATTGCTGGCAATTGCGTTTTTGTTGTCAGTGAATAAAAAAAGCATCAGTTTACGCACCGTAGGTGCCGCGCTGCTGCTGCAAATCGCCATTGGCGGCGTTATGCTCTATTTTCCGCCGGGAAAATGGGCGGTAGAGCAGGCGGCGTTAGGCGTACATAAAGTCATGTCCTACAGTGACGCCGGCAGCGCCTTCATTTTTGGCTCGCTGGTGGGGCCGAAAATGGATGTCCTGTTTGATGGCGCAGGCTTTATTTTCGCCTTTCGCGTACTTCCGGCGATTATTTTCGTTACCGCACTCATCAGTTTGCTGTACTACATTGGTGTGATGGGACTGCTGATCCGTATTCTTGGTAGTATTTTTCAGAAAGCCCTCAACATCAGCAAAATCGAATCATTTGTTGCGGTTACCACTATTTTCCTCGGGCAAAATGAGATCCCGGCGATCGTTAAACCGTTTATTGATCGCATGAATCGCAACGAGTTGTTTACCGCAATTTGTAGCGGCATGGCATCTATTGCCGGTTCGATGATGATTGGTTATGCCGGAATGGGCGTGCCGATTGACTATCTGTTAGCAGCATCGCTGATGGCTATCCCTGGCGGGATCTTGTTTGCGCGTATTCTTAGCCCGGCGACGGAATCTTCGCAGGTGACATTTGAAAACCTGTCATTCAGCGAGACGCCGCCAAAAAGCTTTATCGAAGCGGCGGCGAACGGTGCGATGACCGGGTTGAAAATCGCCGCAGGTGTGGCGACGGTAGTAATGGCATTTGTCGCAATTATTGCGCTGATCAATGGCATTATCGGCGATATTGGCGGCTGGTTTGGTTTTGCCAATGCCTCTCTGGAAAGTATTTTTGGCTATGTGCTGGCACCGCTGGCGTGGATCATGGGGGTTGACTGGAGTGATGCCAACCTTGCGGGGAGTTTGATTGGGCAGAAACTGGCGATTAATGAATTTGTCGCTTACCTGAGTTTCTCGCCCTATCTGCAAACGGGCGGCACGCTGGACGTGAAGACCGTGGCGATTATCTCCTTTGCGCTTTGTGGTTTTGCTAACTTCGGCTCTATCGGTGTTGTCGTTGGGGCGTTCTCGGCTATTTCGCCAAAACGTGCGCCCGAAATCGCTCAGCTTGGTTTACGGGCGCTGGCAGCCGCGACGCTCTCCAACCTGATGAGTGCGACAATTGCCGGGTTCTTTATTGGTCTGGCGTAA
- a CDS encoding transcriptional regulator YeiL — MKEIHNNDLKQQLIDESAFKVCFATDVSVDTRLFHFLARDYIVQEGQQPSWLFYLTRGRARLYATLANGRVSLIDFFAAPCFIGEIELIDKDHKPRAVQAIEECWCIALPMKNYRPLLLNDTLFLRKLCVSLSHKNYRNIVSLTQNQSFPLVNRLAAFILLSQEGDLYHEKHTQAAEYLGVSYRHLLYVLAQFIHDGLLIKNKKGYLIKNRKQLLELAREMDPENKLSGMMQ; from the coding sequence GTGAAAGAAATCCACAATAATGATCTTAAGCAGCAATTAATTGACGAATCCGCATTTAAGGTGTGCTTTGCAACGGATGTTTCAGTGGACACGCGGCTGTTTCATTTTTTAGCGCGTGACTACATTGTGCAGGAAGGACAACAACCGTCATGGCTGTTTTACCTGACGCGAGGCCGCGCCAGACTCTACGCCACGCTTGCTAATGGTCGGGTGTCGCTGATCGATTTCTTTGCCGCACCCTGTTTTATTGGCGAGATTGAGTTAATCGATAAAGACCATAAACCGCGCGCGGTGCAGGCTATTGAAGAGTGTTGGTGTATTGCGCTACCCATGAAAAATTACCGTCCGCTGTTATTAAACGACACACTATTTTTACGAAAACTCTGCGTCAGCTTAAGCCATAAAAATTATCGCAATATTGTTTCTTTAACGCAGAATCAATCATTTCCGTTAGTGAATCGCCTGGCCGCATTTATATTACTCTCGCAGGAAGGTGATCTTTATCACGAAAAGCATACCCAGGCGGCAGAGTATCTGGGTGTTTCTTATCGACACCTGTTATATGTTCTCGCACAATTCATTCACGATGGTTTATTAATTAAAAATAAGAAAGGATATTTAATTAAAAACAGAAAGCAGTTGTTAGAGCTGGCGCGGGAGATGGACCCGGAGAATAAACTCTCCGGGATGATGCAGTAA
- the rihB gene encoding ribosylpyrimidine nucleosidase: protein MEKRKIILDCDPGHDDAIAIMMAAKHPAIDLLGITIVAGNQTLNKTLINGLNVCQKLEINVPVYAGMPQPIMRKQIVADNIHGETGLDGPVFEPLTRKAESTHAVKYIIDTLMASDGDITLVPVGPLSNIAVAMRMQPAILPKIREIVLMGGAYGTGNFTPSAEFNIFADPEAARVVFTSGVPLVMMGLDLTNQTVCTPDVIARMERAGGPAGELFSDIMNFTLKTQFENYGLAGGPVHDATCIGYLINPDGIKTQEMYVEVDVNSGPCYGRTVCDELGVLGKPANTKVGITIDTDWFWGLVEECVRGYIKTH, encoded by the coding sequence ATGGAAAAAAGAAAAATTATCCTGGATTGTGATCCGGGTCATGATGACGCTATTGCAATAATGATGGCAGCGAAACATCCGGCGATTGATTTATTAGGTATTACCATTGTGGCCGGTAATCAAACCCTCAATAAGACATTAATTAATGGTCTGAATGTTTGTCAGAAACTGGAGATTAATGTTCCGGTTTATGCGGGGATGCCGCAGCCGATTATGCGCAAACAAATCGTTGCCGATAATATTCACGGTGAAACCGGACTGGATGGCCCGGTATTCGAGCCGCTGACCCGTAAAGCTGAAAGCACCCATGCGGTGAAATACATCATCGATACCCTGATGGCAAGCGATGGCGATATCACTCTGGTGCCGGTTGGTCCACTTTCAAACATCGCGGTGGCAATGCGGATGCAGCCTGCAATTCTGCCGAAAATCCGTGAAATTGTGCTAATGGGCGGCGCTTACGGTACAGGTAACTTTACGCCGTCTGCCGAGTTCAACATCTTTGCTGATCCGGAAGCCGCACGCGTAGTGTTCACCTCCGGCGTTCCGTTGGTGATGATGGGCCTCGATCTCACTAACCAGACTGTTTGCACCCCGGATGTGATTGCGCGGATGGAAAGGGCAGGTGGCCCTGCCGGTGAACTGTTCAGTGACATCATGAATTTCACCCTCAAAACTCAGTTCGAAAATTATGGTCTGGCTGGTGGCCCGGTGCATGACGCCACCTGCATTGGCTATCTGATTAACCCTGATGGCATTAAAACCCAGGAAATGTATGTCGAAGTAGACGTCAACAGCGGCCCTTGTTACGGGCGTACCGTCTGCGACGAACTGGGTGTTCTCGGCAAGCCCGCTAATACCAAAGTCGGCATCACAATTGATACCGACTGGTTCTGGGGATTAGTCGAAGAATGCGTTCGCGGCTACATCAAAACCCATTAA
- a CDS encoding NupC/NupG family nucleoside CNT transporter: protein MDVMRSVLGMVVLLTIAFLLSVNKKKISLRTVGAALVLQVVIGGIMLWLPPGRWVAEKVAFGVHKVMAYSDAGSAFIFGSLVGPKMDTLFDGAGFIFGFRVLPAIIFVTALVSILYYIGVMGILIRILGGIFQKALHISKIESFVAVTTIFLGQNEIPAIVKPFIDRLNRNELFTAICSGMASIAGSTMIGYAALGVPVEYLLAASLMAIPGGILFARLLSPATESSQVSFNNLSFTETPPKSIIEAAATGAMTGLKIAAGVATVVMAFVAIIALINGIIGGVSGWFGFENASLESILGYLLAPLAWVMGVDWSDANLAGSLIGQKLAINEFVAYLSFSPYLQTAGSLDAKTVAIISFALCGFANFGSIGVVVGAFSAVAPHRAPEIAQLGLRALAAATLSNLMSATIAGFFIGLA, encoded by the coding sequence ATGGATGTCATGAGAAGTGTTCTGGGAATGGTGGTATTGCTGACGATTGCGTTTTTGCTGTCGGTGAATAAGAAGAAGATCAGCCTGAGAACCGTCGGCGCGGCGCTGGTATTACAGGTCGTGATTGGCGGTATTATGCTTTGGCTTCCGCCTGGACGTTGGGTTGCAGAAAAGGTCGCTTTTGGTGTCCATAAAGTGATGGCGTACAGCGATGCGGGTAGTGCCTTCATCTTCGGTTCTCTGGTTGGGCCGAAAATGGACACCCTGTTTGATGGCGCAGGATTTATCTTTGGTTTCAGGGTATTACCGGCAATTATCTTCGTTACTGCACTGGTGAGTATTCTTTACTACATTGGCGTGATGGGGATCTTAATTCGTATTCTTGGCGGTATATTCCAGAAAGCTTTACATATCAGCAAGATTGAGTCATTTGTTGCTGTCACCACCATTTTCCTCGGGCAAAACGAAATTCCGGCGATCGTGAAGCCATTTATTGATCGTCTGAATCGCAATGAATTATTTACGGCGATTTGTAGTGGCATGGCCTCAATTGCCGGTTCGACGATGATTGGGTACGCTGCACTGGGCGTGCCAGTGGAATATCTGCTGGCGGCATCGTTAATGGCGATCCCCGGCGGGATCTTGTTTGCTCGCTTGTTAAGCCCGGCTACGGAATCTTCGCAAGTTTCCTTTAATAACCTCTCTTTCACCGAAACACCGCCAAAAAGCATTATTGAAGCCGCTGCTACAGGGGCAATGACCGGGCTGAAAATCGCCGCAGGTGTAGCGACTGTGGTGATGGCATTTGTCGCCATCATTGCGTTGATTAACGGTATTATCGGCGGTGTTAGCGGTTGGTTTGGTTTTGAAAATGCCTCGCTGGAGTCCATTTTAGGTTACCTGCTGGCTCCGCTGGCGTGGGTGATGGGGGTTGACTGGAGTGATGCCAACCTTGCGGGAAGTTTGATTGGGCAGAAACTGGCGATTAACGAATTTGTCGCTTACCTGAGTTTCTCACCGTATTTGCAAACCGCAGGCTCTCTGGATGCTAAAACCGTAGCGATTATTTCTTTTGCGCTGTGCGGTTTCGCTAACTTTGGTTCTATCGGCGTGGTGGTTGGGGCATTTTCTGCGGTTGCGCCGCACCGTGCGCCGGAAATCGCCCAACTTGGTTTACGGGCGCTGGCGGCGGCGACGCTCTCCAACCTGATGAGTGCGACCATTGCCGGGTTCTTTATTGGTTTAGCTTGA
- a CDS encoding sugar kinase: protein MNNREKEILAILRRNPLIQQNEIADMLQISRSRVAAHIMDLMRKGLIKGKGYILTEQEYCVVVGTINMDIRGMADIRYPQAASNPGTIHCSAGGVGRNIAHNLALLGRDVHLLSVIGDDFYGEMLLEETRRAGVNVSGCVRLHGQSTSTYLAIANQDDETVLAINDTHLLEQLTPQLLNGSRDLLRHAGVVLADCNLTAEALEWVFTLADEIPVFVDTVSEFKAGKIKHWLAHIHTLKPTLQELEILWGQAITSDADRNAAVNALHQQGVQQLFVYLPDESVYCSEKDGEQFLLTAPKHTTVDSFGADDGFMAGLVYSFLEGSSFRDSARFAMACAAISRASGSINNPTLSADNALSLVPMV from the coding sequence ATGAATAACCGGGAGAAGGAGATCCTTGCAATTTTGCGGCGTAACCCGCTGATCCAGCAGAATGAAATTGCTGATATGCTGCAAATCAGCCGTTCGCGCGTAGCGGCGCATATTATGGATTTAATGCGCAAAGGCCTGATTAAAGGCAAAGGTTACATTCTCACCGAGCAGGAATACTGTGTGGTGGTGGGGACAATCAATATGGATATTCGCGGGATGGCGGATATCCGTTATCCGCAAGCGGCCTCTAATCCCGGTACAATTCATTGCTCGGCTGGCGGCGTCGGGCGCAATATCGCCCACAATCTGGCACTACTGGGCCGTGACGTGCATTTACTCTCGGTGATTGGCGATGACTTTTATGGCGAAATGCTCTTAGAAGAGACGCGCCGTGCCGGAGTGAATGTCTCAGGCTGCGTTCGTTTACACGGTCAAAGTACGTCAACGTATCTCGCGATTGCCAATCAAGACGATGAAACCGTGCTGGCGATAAACGATACCCATCTTCTGGAGCAATTGACGCCGCAATTACTGAACGGGTCGCGTGATTTACTTCGCCATGCGGGCGTGGTGCTGGCTGATTGTAACCTGACTGCTGAGGCGCTGGAGTGGGTCTTTACCCTTGCCGATGAAATTCCGGTGTTTGTCGATACCGTTTCGGAATTTAAAGCAGGAAAAATCAAACACTGGCTGGCACATATTCACACCCTGAAACCGACTTTGCAGGAACTGGAAATTTTATGGGGACAGGCGATCACCAGCGATGCTGACCGTAATGCCGCAGTGAATGCGTTGCATCAGCAAGGTGTTCAGCAACTGTTTGTTTATTTGCCCGATGAGTCAGTTTATTGCAGCGAAAAAGATGGCGAGCAATTTTTACTGACTGCACCAAAACATACAACGGTAGACAGTTTTGGCGCCGACGATGGTTTTATGGCGGGACTGGTGTATAGCTTTCTGGAAGGAAGCAGTTTTCGCGATAGCGCCCGTTTTGCGATGGCCTGCGCGGCAATTTCGCGCGCCAGCGGCAGCATAAACAACCCTACTCTGTCTGCCGATAACGCGCTTTCATTAGTGCCAATGGTGTAA
- the nfo gene encoding deoxyribonuclease IV, with amino-acid sequence MKYIGAHVSAAGGLANAAIRAAEIDATAFALFTKNQRQWRAAPLTTQTIDEFKAACEKYHYTSAQILPHDSYLINLGHPVAEALEKSCDAFIDEMQRCEQLGLSLLNFHPGSHLMQISEEDCLARIAESINIALDKTQGVTAVIENTAGQGSNLGFKFEHLAAIIDGVEDKSRVGVCIDTCHAFAAGYDLRTPAECEKTFADFARIVGFKYLRGMHLNDAKSAFGSRVDRHHSLGEGNIGHDAFRWIMQDDRFDGIPLILETINPDIWAEEIAWLKAQQTEKAVA; translated from the coding sequence ATGAAATACATTGGAGCGCACGTTAGTGCTGCTGGCGGTCTGGCAAATGCCGCAATTCGCGCCGCCGAAATCGACGCAACCGCGTTTGCCTTGTTCACCAAAAATCAACGTCAGTGGCGTGCTGCACCGCTCACGACGCAAACCATCGATGAATTCAAAGCCGCCTGCGAAAAGTATCACTACACGTCGGCGCAAATTCTTCCCCACGACAGTTATCTGATTAACCTTGGCCATCCGGTCGCAGAAGCCCTGGAAAAGTCGTGCGATGCGTTTATAGATGAAATGCAGCGTTGCGAACAACTGGGTCTCTCTTTGCTCAACTTCCACCCCGGTAGTCACCTGATGCAAATTTCAGAAGAGGATTGCCTGGCGCGCATTGCCGAATCCATCAACATTGCGCTGGATAAAACACAAGGTGTGACGGCGGTGATTGAAAATACTGCCGGTCAGGGCAGCAACTTAGGATTTAAGTTCGAACATCTCGCGGCGATTATCGACGGCGTGGAAGATAAATCCCGCGTCGGCGTTTGCATTGATACCTGCCATGCTTTTGCTGCCGGATATGATTTGCGTACCCCTGCCGAATGCGAGAAAACGTTCGCAGATTTTGCCCGTATTGTCGGCTTTAAGTATCTGCGCGGGATGCACCTCAACGATGCGAAAAGCGCCTTTGGCAGCCGCGTTGACCGCCATCACAGTCTTGGTGAAGGTAATATTGGCCATGATGCTTTCCGCTGGATCATGCAGGATGATCGCTTCGACGGTATTCCGCTGATCCTCGAAACCATTAACCCGGATATCTGGGCGGAAGAAATCGCCTGGCTGAAAGCGCAACAAACTGAAAAAGCGGTAGCCTGA